The Tardiphaga alba genome includes a window with the following:
- a CDS encoding nucleoside deaminase: MTAPSFMDLALKAAEAAGEAGEVPIGCVIVRDGEVIASAGNRTLTDKDPTAHAEVLAIRQAAERIGSERLVDCDLYVTLEPCTMCAGAISFARIRRLYYGAADPKGGGVDSGVRFFASPTCHHAPEVYSAVGEIESATLLREFFRVRR; this comes from the coding sequence TTGACCGCCCCTTCTTTCATGGATTTGGCTCTGAAAGCCGCCGAAGCCGCTGGTGAAGCGGGCGAAGTCCCGATCGGCTGCGTGATCGTGCGGGATGGCGAGGTGATCGCCAGCGCCGGCAACCGCACCTTGACCGACAAGGACCCCACTGCGCATGCCGAAGTCCTGGCTATCCGCCAGGCGGCCGAGCGGATAGGCAGCGAGCGGCTGGTGGATTGCGATCTCTATGTCACGCTGGAGCCCTGCACTATGTGTGCCGGGGCGATCTCGTTCGCCCGCATCCGCCGGCTGTATTATGGCGCAGCCGATCCCAAGGGCGGTGGCGTCGATTCCGGCGTCCGCTTCTTTGCCTCGCCGACCTGCCACCACGCGCCGGAAGTCTATTCCGCCGTGGGCGAAATCGAATCGGCGACACTTTTACGAGAATTTTTCCGGGTCCGGCGCTGA
- a CDS encoding DUF6894 family protein, translating to MAHYYFDLKNGMTERDHRGRDLDNDAEAIAEAYAIADEISAQPPANREHARHICVVHENGHEVTRVPVITRMKRTSAPDPEKFS from the coding sequence ATGGCGCATTACTATTTTGACCTGAAGAACGGAATGACCGAGCGCGACCACCGCGGTCGCGATCTCGACAACGATGCCGAAGCGATTGCAGAAGCCTATGCAATTGCTGACGAAATTTCCGCGCAGCCACCGGCCAACCGTGAACATGCGCGGCATATCTGCGTCGTCCATGAGAATGGCCACGAGGTGACCCGCGTGCCCGTGATCACGCGAATGAAGCGCACATCAGCGCCGGACCCGGAAAAATTCTCGTAA